A single genomic interval of Halalkalibaculum roseum harbors:
- a CDS encoding amidohydrolase family protein, with amino-acid sequence MKRLTSIFISCLLCFLITDMVQAQITEKPGFGKFAITNATVHTVTNGTIENGVVLVNGEKIEFVGENAKITADYQQINAEGKHVYPGFMDSGTILGLQEVGAVAVTNDQAELGDYNPHVRAFTAINPSSVSIPVTRVNGVTHVISVPVSGRIAGKGTLIDLYGYSPDSMAVLPNAALHLTLPSSQQRGWWDDRSDEEIKEAYEKGMKELNEFWKKAEFYNRMMTAYEENPSGKKQPDKDEKMDAMREVVTGEIPIIITVDKKQEILDAIEWTKDRGDARFILAGVEEGWRVAEEIAESGLPCLVSTLYTPERDYDNYQRPYQNPGKLHEAGVKVAIATGESENVRNAPYHAGYAAAYGMGVEEAVKALTINPAEIFGVSDKLGSLEAGKQANLFISDGDPFEPMTTIEQVFIRGYKIPMVSRHTQLYEEYLNRDAVQN; translated from the coding sequence ATGAAGCGTTTAACAAGCATATTCATTAGCTGCCTGCTCTGTTTCTTGATAACAGACATGGTGCAGGCACAGATTACGGAGAAACCGGGTTTTGGGAAATTTGCCATAACCAATGCAACCGTCCATACGGTTACAAACGGAACTATTGAGAATGGAGTAGTACTTGTCAATGGTGAAAAAATTGAATTCGTAGGTGAGAATGCAAAAATCACCGCCGATTACCAACAGATCAATGCTGAAGGGAAGCATGTTTACCCCGGCTTCATGGATTCAGGTACTATCCTGGGTCTTCAGGAAGTGGGCGCCGTAGCGGTAACTAATGACCAGGCTGAACTGGGTGATTATAATCCTCATGTGAGGGCATTTACAGCAATTAATCCAAGCAGTGTCAGCATACCGGTTACCCGAGTGAATGGTGTGACTCATGTGATCTCAGTGCCTGTTTCAGGCAGAATAGCCGGAAAAGGAACATTAATAGATCTTTACGGGTATTCCCCGGATTCGATGGCCGTTCTTCCCAATGCCGCCTTGCATCTTACATTACCTAGCTCGCAGCAGCGAGGCTGGTGGGATGATCGCAGTGACGAAGAAATAAAAGAGGCCTATGAGAAAGGCATGAAAGAACTCAATGAGTTTTGGAAGAAAGCGGAGTTCTATAACCGAATGATGACGGCCTACGAAGAAAATCCAAGTGGCAAAAAGCAGCCTGATAAAGATGAAAAAATGGATGCCATGCGTGAAGTCGTCACCGGAGAGATTCCTATTATTATAACTGTCGACAAGAAGCAGGAAATTCTGGATGCTATTGAATGGACGAAAGATAGAGGTGATGCACGATTCATACTGGCCGGTGTTGAAGAAGGGTGGAGAGTTGCAGAAGAGATCGCTGAATCAGGACTTCCCTGTCTGGTCTCTACGCTTTACACACCTGAAAGAGATTACGACAACTATCAGCGACCTTATCAGAATCCCGGTAAGTTGCACGAAGCCGGTGTAAAAGTTGCGATTGCTACAGGAGAGTCGGAGAATGTTCGAAATGCCCCTTATCACGCGGGCTATGCCGCTGCCTATGGTATGGGTGTAGAGGAGGCCGTAAAGGCACTCACAATAAATCCTGCGGAGATATTCGGGGTGTCTGACAAACTTGGTAGCTTGGAAGCCGGGAAGCAGGCGAACCTATTCATTTCTGACGGCGATCCATTCGAACCGATGACGACAATCGAACAGGTATTTATTCGCGGATACAAGATTCCGATGGTAAGCCGCCATACACAGCTGTACGAGGAATACCTCAACAGGGATGCGGTACAAAATTAA
- the pdxA gene encoding 4-hydroxythreonine-4-phosphate dehydrogenase PdxA: protein MPIRVAISIGDINGIGPEVALKSLVGRDLNHTVPVLLGNRQVIEYYSNFIEPKLNFRFISSEKEIESGFINVLDCYEGENVHLHPGELTEQGGKLAMMAIKSGIDLCLSEHTDALVTAPISKEAINKAGYDIPGHTEFLADNTGTSDYMMMLVNENLRVGLVSIHVPLSKVTGLISQSSVYTNIKIMHRSLVNDFNINEPDIAVLALNPHAGDGGIIGREEIEIIEPAIKKAHSEGISTSGPHPADGFFGNKKYKDCDGILAMYHDQGLIPFKTLSFGAGVNFTAGLPIIRTSPDHGTAFDIAGKNIADPSSFNAALDLALTLAKNRKQRNRRN from the coding sequence ATGCCCATAAGAGTCGCAATCAGTATCGGAGATATTAATGGCATTGGACCTGAAGTAGCTCTAAAATCACTGGTTGGAAGAGATTTGAATCATACGGTTCCGGTTTTGCTCGGTAACCGGCAGGTCATTGAGTATTACTCTAATTTTATTGAGCCAAAACTTAATTTTCGCTTCATTAGCAGTGAGAAGGAAATTGAAAGCGGTTTTATCAATGTACTGGACTGCTATGAAGGCGAAAATGTGCATTTGCATCCCGGAGAGCTTACCGAGCAAGGAGGTAAACTTGCCATGATGGCTATAAAGTCCGGCATCGACCTATGCCTTTCGGAACATACAGATGCCCTCGTTACAGCTCCTATATCTAAAGAAGCTATTAATAAAGCCGGATATGATATTCCCGGGCATACCGAATTTCTGGCAGATAATACCGGCACTTCCGATTATATGATGATGCTGGTAAATGAAAATTTGCGAGTTGGCCTGGTAAGTATACATGTCCCTCTCTCGAAAGTTACCGGGTTGATTTCACAATCTTCGGTATACACCAACATCAAAATAATGCATCGAAGCCTGGTAAATGATTTTAACATAAATGAACCAGATATTGCAGTCTTAGCTTTAAATCCACATGCCGGAGACGGCGGAATTATCGGCAGAGAAGAGATTGAAATAATTGAACCTGCTATAAAAAAAGCACATTCGGAAGGTATCAGCACGTCCGGCCCTCACCCGGCAGACGGCTTTTTTGGCAACAAAAAGTATAAAGATTGTGATGGGATTTTGGCCATGTATCATGATCAGGGATTGATTCCTTTCAAGACACTTTCGTTTGGAGCGGGCGTTAACTTCACAGCGGGCTTGCCTATTATAAGAACTTCTCCTGATCACGGTACTGCATTTGATATTGCCGGGAAAAATATTGCAGATCCATCCTCTTTTAATGCTGCCTTGGATCTGGCGCTTACACTTGCCAAGAATCGCAAGCAGAGAAATAGACGGAATTAA
- a CDS encoding GWxTD domain-containing protein, which translates to MNILKKISATLTLVLLFTSLGSTLSFAQGRVSYQELAARNQQQNLYFDFFTLPSEDEGNVQFVTTFRIDYNFLPFKKSDQSSTNRQFYSPLALSMEVFKALEKKKPDDRIKVEGLESVSRTAWRDTAFAESYEQTQSNKSFISGFMKVELNPGLYNYMLQLTPGEDTRERTSRVRQIEINPYNNQKKGDVLLIESVSTENGKEQLTLMNFAQNVYYGKDFYALIHLPDSENDSNFSLTINKLEINREDTTRLQDVYTKNISKEELRNSVKPVIQEEGNEISLSLNKQMNAHNYALVKVPNSTFPNSIYSITVKREGQARPVAQRVFRSLWIEMPTSLLNLEVAIDMLRFIVSKDEIKRIKSGSQAVREQKFREFWESKDPTPNTEYNELMAEYYRRIDYAYEHFTTINNIGYESDQGEIYIKYGPPKNIERKFPTGEPAVEIWTYENRQFVFRATSGFGDFRLVSR; encoded by the coding sequence GTGAATATTCTAAAAAAAATATCAGCCACACTTACACTTGTTCTTTTGTTTACTTCCTTGGGATCCACCCTCTCTTTTGCACAGGGACGGGTATCCTATCAGGAACTTGCTGCAAGAAATCAGCAGCAGAATCTCTATTTTGATTTCTTCACCCTACCCAGCGAGGATGAGGGAAACGTCCAATTTGTTACGACTTTTAGGATTGATTACAATTTTCTGCCTTTTAAAAAATCTGACCAAAGTAGTACTAATCGTCAATTCTACAGTCCACTCGCACTGAGTATGGAGGTCTTTAAAGCCCTCGAAAAAAAGAAACCGGATGATCGCATAAAAGTTGAAGGATTGGAATCAGTATCTCGTACTGCATGGCGTGATACCGCTTTTGCAGAATCCTATGAACAGACCCAGTCGAATAAATCCTTCATTAGCGGATTTATGAAGGTAGAGCTTAATCCCGGTCTATATAATTACATGCTTCAGCTGACCCCCGGAGAGGATACCCGTGAACGTACTTCCAGGGTACGTCAAATAGAGATCAACCCGTACAACAATCAAAAAAAGGGTGATGTACTGCTTATTGAATCGGTTTCAACCGAAAATGGTAAAGAACAATTAACATTGATGAACTTTGCCCAAAATGTGTATTACGGTAAGGATTTTTATGCATTGATTCACCTTCCGGACTCTGAAAATGATTCAAATTTTAGCTTGACCATTAATAAGCTTGAAATTAACCGGGAAGATACCACACGATTGCAGGACGTTTACACCAAAAACATTTCTAAGGAAGAATTGCGGAATAGTGTTAAACCTGTAATCCAGGAAGAGGGAAATGAGATATCTCTTTCACTGAATAAGCAAATGAATGCACATAACTATGCTTTAGTGAAGGTACCTAACAGCACCTTTCCTAATTCTATCTACAGCATCACAGTTAAGAGAGAGGGACAAGCTCGACCTGTCGCTCAGAGGGTGTTCAGATCCCTTTGGATAGAGATGCCAACCAGCCTTCTAAATCTGGAAGTGGCCATTGACATGTTACGGTTTATCGTGAGTAAAGATGAAATAAAACGGATTAAGTCCGGTTCCCAGGCAGTGAGGGAGCAAAAATTCCGGGAATTCTGGGAAAGCAAGGATCCCACCCCGAATACCGAGTACAATGAACTTATGGCAGAATACTACCGGAGAATCGATTATGCCTACGAACATTTTACTACCATAAATAATATCGGCTATGAGAGCGACCAGGGTGAAATTTATATCAAATACGGTCCGCCCAAAAACATCGAACGAAAGTTTCCTACAGGAGAGCCTGCAGTAGAAATTTGGACTTATGAAAATCGTCAGTTTGTATTCAGGGCTACGAGTGGGTTCGGCGACTTTCGCCTGGTAAGTAGATAA
- a CDS encoding amidohydrolase family protein, whose product MKLVRNLSSCMLLLLFVVSTLPASAQTSPAQAFDNVIIHTADGETINDGTVVWRNGIIESAGSNVTIPFDAYVIDGGDSLHVYPGFIDGLALWGSPDLPDRYERPDRPGDPGYERAGIQPQRKPSELLKSDDKNFEEAQKHGFTTAGLGLKGQMLPGQVDIFFINGEKTGDHLMKSSAGISASFEDAPGGFGSGAYPSTTMGVLAQYRQLWYDAEALMNQQQYFASAGSNYPAPAKDAVLEALYPVLDMSQPLYFTVDSKENIELLLRLKDEIGFDAVIVSGKEAYKMADEISDRDIPVLASIDLPDEPEWKKKEREAEEDTTQAGEELEELTEEMRIFRDRQLRSYEASIMNIKSLMDAGVTVGYASNGMKLGDLSGHVKTLLEEGGLDQNQLLRIMSQNTAEILGIGNRVGELENGRIASFSVFTKPYTEEKTKVLYSVSSGMLTEF is encoded by the coding sequence ATGAAGTTAGTTCGCAATCTTTCATCATGCATGCTGCTACTTCTGTTTGTTGTATCGACGTTGCCTGCTTCGGCCCAGACATCTCCGGCTCAGGCTTTTGATAATGTTATTATTCATACAGCAGACGGAGAGACGATCAACGACGGTACCGTAGTCTGGCGAAACGGTATTATTGAATCGGCAGGCAGTAATGTTACCATTCCATTTGACGCCTACGTTATTGACGGAGGAGACAGTCTTCATGTTTACCCCGGTTTTATTGACGGCTTGGCCCTCTGGGGAAGTCCTGATCTACCTGATCGCTATGAACGTCCCGATCGCCCCGGAGATCCCGGTTATGAGCGTGCTGGTATTCAGCCACAGCGTAAGCCGTCAGAATTATTAAAGAGTGATGACAAAAATTTTGAAGAGGCACAAAAGCATGGCTTCACCACTGCCGGTCTCGGTTTAAAAGGACAAATGTTACCCGGACAGGTTGATATTTTCTTTATCAATGGTGAAAAAACAGGTGATCATTTGATGAAATCATCCGCGGGCATATCAGCAAGCTTTGAGGATGCTCCAGGAGGTTTCGGTAGTGGAGCGTATCCATCTACCACTATGGGCGTATTAGCTCAGTATCGTCAGCTCTGGTACGATGCTGAAGCCCTGATGAATCAGCAGCAATATTTTGCATCTGCAGGGTCTAACTACCCGGCACCTGCAAAAGATGCTGTGCTAGAAGCTTTGTATCCGGTACTTGACATGAGCCAACCCCTTTATTTTACTGTTGATTCAAAAGAAAACATTGAGCTGTTATTGCGTCTTAAAGACGAAATAGGCTTCGATGCCGTCATTGTTTCCGGGAAGGAAGCTTACAAGATGGCTGACGAGATAAGTGATCGAGATATTCCGGTTCTCGCCAGTATTGATCTTCCCGATGAGCCTGAATGGAAAAAGAAGGAAAGAGAAGCTGAGGAAGATACTACGCAGGCTGGTGAAGAACTCGAAGAACTCACAGAAGAAATGCGGATTTTTAGAGATCGCCAACTTAGAAGCTATGAAGCCAGCATCATGAATATTAAAAGCCTTATGGATGCCGGTGTGACGGTTGGCTATGCATCCAACGGTATGAAACTCGGTGATCTTTCAGGGCATGTAAAAACACTTCTGGAAGAAGGAGGACTTGATCAGAACCAGCTTCTACGCATCATGTCTCAAAACACTGCTGAAATACTTGGCATCGGTAATCGTGTCGGAGAACTTGAGAACGGTAGAATTGCCAGCTTTAGCGTATTTACTAAGCCTTACACTGAAGAGAAGACGAAAGTTCTTTACTCAGTATCATCAGGCATGTTAACCGAATTTTAA
- the queG gene encoding tRNA epoxyqueuosine(34) reductase QueG, whose translation MSIRKNPEIVGPKMNLAKRTQRVREEALRLGFDGCGFSKAKRLEKEERRLEEWLNQGRHGTMSWMENYFDKRVDPTKLVPGSKSVVSVIGSYYHPDHQRQQQESDKPKIAKYAQGRDYHRVYKSKLKKLFNFTKELVGDINGRIFVDSAPVLDKAWAARSGLGWIGKNSNLLNKEIGSFFFIGEMIIDAEFTYSTQVTDHCGTCTRCIDACPTNAIYEPYRVDSNKCISYLTIELKEQIPEKYRDDLGQWMYGCDICQDVCPWNSDATYTRMDDLVPRQKILNHNIDFWKELDNAQYDALFEGSAIRRAKFEKFKDNVAAVAGNSLES comes from the coding sequence TTGTCAATTCGCAAAAATCCTGAAATCGTTGGTCCAAAAATGAATCTCGCCAAACGTACTCAAAGAGTTCGGGAAGAAGCCTTACGGCTCGGCTTCGACGGCTGCGGTTTTTCAAAGGCAAAGCGTTTGGAAAAAGAGGAGCGCCGTCTGGAAGAGTGGCTAAACCAAGGGCGTCACGGTACCATGAGCTGGATGGAAAACTATTTCGATAAGCGTGTTGATCCAACCAAGCTGGTCCCCGGTTCCAAATCGGTTGTTTCGGTAATCGGTAGCTACTACCACCCGGATCACCAGCGACAGCAGCAGGAATCCGACAAACCCAAAATTGCCAAATACGCCCAGGGACGTGATTACCACAGAGTCTACAAAAGCAAGCTGAAGAAGCTGTTTAACTTTACCAAAGAGCTGGTCGGCGACATTAACGGGCGCATATTTGTCGATTCTGCTCCCGTGTTGGATAAGGCATGGGCCGCACGCTCCGGACTTGGATGGATAGGAAAAAACTCAAACCTACTGAACAAAGAGATCGGATCTTTCTTTTTTATTGGTGAGATGATTATCGATGCGGAATTCACATATAGCACACAAGTCACCGATCATTGTGGCACCTGCACCCGATGTATCGATGCTTGTCCAACAAACGCCATTTACGAACCCTACCGAGTCGATTCCAATAAATGCATCTCCTATCTGACGATTGAACTCAAAGAACAGATTCCCGAAAAGTATCGTGATGATCTTGGACAGTGGATGTACGGCTGCGATATTTGTCAGGATGTATGCCCCTGGAATAGCGATGCTACTTACACCCGAATGGATGACCTGGTGCCCCGACAAAAGATCTTGAATCACAATATCGATTTCTGGAAAGAGCTCGACAATGCCCAGTACGATGCCCTATTCGAAGGCAGCGCCATCCGCCGGGCGAAGTTTGAGAAATTTAAGGATAATGTGGCTGCGGTAGCGGGAAATAGTCTTGAGTCATGA
- a CDS encoding class I SAM-dependent DNA methyltransferase — MEAVNQPEYSTLAEIYDHIMQNVDYDVWADFIDEIIQVHHPDPQSILELACGTGSLSLSLEELMCYEIVGTDKSPAMISKARNKNQKQASSVRFLEMDFLDISLDRKFDAVVSIFDSINYLHKSRSIKKLLNEVKKVIDRNSLFIFDFTTPGNSIQAIEYLDNEEGTTENNYHFFRKSRYDEELQIHYNDFKIEKLADDNETVTERHFEQHKQRIYTLQQMLDIIEATDFEIVAKYDAFDLIEADDDSLRITMVLRCPTIQ, encoded by the coding sequence ATGGAAGCAGTCAATCAACCGGAATACAGCACCCTTGCGGAAATCTATGACCACATCATGCAAAATGTAGATTACGATGTGTGGGCTGATTTCATTGATGAGATCATACAGGTGCACCATCCCGATCCACAAAGCATTCTGGAACTGGCTTGTGGAACCGGTTCTCTTTCACTTTCCCTGGAAGAACTTATGTGCTACGAAATTGTGGGAACCGATAAGTCACCGGCGATGATCTCAAAAGCCCGTAATAAGAATCAGAAGCAGGCATCCTCTGTCAGATTTCTGGAAATGGATTTTCTGGATATTTCTCTAGACCGTAAATTCGACGCCGTTGTTTCCATTTTTGACAGTATCAATTACCTGCACAAATCACGTTCTATCAAGAAACTATTGAACGAAGTTAAAAAGGTTATTGATAGAAATAGCCTTTTCATCTTTGACTTTACCACGCCGGGCAACTCCATACAGGCCATTGAGTACCTGGACAATGAAGAGGGAACCACGGAGAACAATTATCATTTTTTTCGAAAAAGCAGGTATGATGAGGAGCTTCAAATTCATTATAATGACTTCAAAATTGAAAAACTGGCAGATGACAATGAAACGGTAACGGAAAGGCATTTTGAGCAACACAAACAACGCATCTACACGCTACAGCAGATGCTGGATATTATTGAAGCAACCGACTTTGAGATTGTTGCCAAATACGATGCTTTCGACCTTATCGAAGCCGATGATGACAGTTTACGAATAACTATGGTTTTACGATGTCCGACAATTCAGTAA
- the ftsE gene encoding cell division ATP-binding protein FtsE has product MSDNSVIAFNNVTVSYNHRVVLDRIDFSLGNGEFVYLIGQTGAGKSSFLRLIYRDLLPDSGSVQVAGMDVSNLPDKKVPLLRRRLGIVFQDFQLLPDRTVYENVAFALQVTGEKKSYIKQRALEVLGMVGLSHKRKSMPDDLSGGEQQRVVIARALANEPRIMLADEPTGNLDPGASAEIMDLLKQINNRGMAVLMVTHDYDTVKQYPYKTLKLDNGTIKEVKAQNL; this is encoded by the coding sequence ATGTCCGACAATTCAGTAATAGCTTTCAACAATGTTACAGTCAGTTACAATCACCGGGTTGTACTTGACCGTATAGATTTCAGTCTTGGAAACGGTGAGTTTGTCTACCTGATTGGCCAAACCGGAGCCGGCAAAAGTTCTTTTCTGCGACTTATTTACCGAGACCTGCTACCTGATTCCGGCTCTGTTCAGGTTGCCGGTATGGATGTCAGTAATCTTCCTGATAAAAAAGTTCCCCTTTTACGACGCAGGCTTGGCATCGTATTCCAGGACTTTCAGTTGCTACCCGACAGGACCGTCTACGAAAATGTGGCCTTTGCTCTACAGGTTACGGGTGAAAAGAAAAGCTATATCAAGCAGCGAGCTTTAGAGGTTTTGGGAATGGTTGGGTTAAGTCATAAAAGAAAAAGCATGCCTGATGATCTTTCAGGCGGTGAACAGCAACGAGTAGTTATTGCGCGTGCCCTTGCCAATGAACCCCGTATCATGCTGGCCGATGAACCAACCGGAAACCTTGACCCCGGTGCTTCAGCCGAAATAATGGATCTGCTGAAGCAGATAAACAACCGCGGTATGGCTGTCCTGATGGTGACTCATGATTACGATACAGTAAAACAGTATCCCTACAAAACACTTAAGCTGGATAATGGCACCATTAAGGAAGTTAAGGCACAAAACCTTTAG
- a CDS encoding amidohydrolase family protein, with translation MKKLLLMLLTLGLASATYAQEKGSVLVKNGTVITIANGDMENTDVLIRDGVITEIGQDLRAPRGVQTIDATGKFVMPGIIDAHSHIAGVDINEATNPVTAEVTMEESVDPNDINIYWALAGGVTSIHLMHGSANVIGGQNETLKLRYGAGMDAMRFEGAPRTIKFALGENPTRVHGQGYDVQPRTRMGVEQVVRDHFDAAIDYKRNREAYLEAKAAYDKNQRGTPPVPVAKNLRLEVLSDIIDGEVWVHCHSYRADEILMLMRVFNDYGVENFTFQHANEAFKIAPELRKNGARTSIFADWWAYKFEVYYSTAYNASILNANGVNNSINSDSGELIRHLNHEAAKAVHYGGTSEQDALKMITLNPAIQLGIDDKVGTIEEGKHGDIAIWSGHPLSIYSICEKTFVDGKKYFDREEDADDMRLEVNPEENFEETYTRWYESGKDADSCLRGAEILFDSNGMSLNGGTE, from the coding sequence ATGAAGAAATTACTTTTAATGCTATTAACCCTGGGTCTGGCTTCAGCTACCTATGCCCAGGAAAAAGGTTCCGTTTTGGTTAAGAACGGTACCGTTATTACGATAGCGAATGGCGATATGGAAAATACGGACGTGCTGATTCGCGACGGTGTGATAACGGAAATAGGACAAGATCTTAGGGCGCCACGGGGTGTTCAGACGATCGATGCCACCGGCAAGTTTGTAATGCCGGGTATCATCGATGCTCATTCTCATATCGCCGGGGTTGACATCAATGAAGCCACGAATCCGGTAACCGCTGAGGTTACGATGGAGGAGTCGGTAGATCCCAATGATATCAACATCTACTGGGCACTGGCAGGGGGAGTAACTTCCATTCACCTGATGCACGGTTCCGCTAATGTTATCGGGGGACAGAATGAAACCCTGAAATTACGGTACGGAGCTGGTATGGATGCCATGCGTTTCGAAGGTGCGCCCAGAACCATCAAGTTTGCCTTGGGTGAGAACCCGACGCGCGTACACGGTCAGGGCTATGATGTACAGCCTAGAACCCGGATGGGTGTTGAGCAGGTGGTACGTGATCATTTTGATGCAGCCATCGATTATAAACGTAATCGGGAGGCCTACCTGGAAGCAAAGGCAGCCTATGACAAAAACCAGCGGGGCACTCCTCCAGTACCGGTTGCAAAAAATCTCAGATTGGAGGTACTCTCGGATATCATTGACGGTGAAGTTTGGGTGCACTGTCACTCTTACAGAGCCGATGAGATCTTGATGCTGATGAGGGTGTTTAATGATTACGGAGTTGAAAACTTTACCTTTCAGCATGCTAATGAGGCCTTCAAGATTGCACCCGAGTTGCGAAAAAATGGAGCACGAACCTCTATTTTTGCTGACTGGTGGGCTTATAAATTTGAAGTTTACTATTCCACCGCATATAACGCATCGATCCTGAACGCAAATGGCGTAAATAACAGCATCAATTCAGATAGCGGCGAACTGATTCGACACCTTAATCACGAAGCTGCTAAAGCCGTGCATTACGGAGGCACATCAGAACAGGATGCCTTGAAAATGATCACCTTGAATCCTGCTATACAGCTGGGTATTGATGACAAGGTGGGTACCATTGAGGAAGGCAAGCATGGTGATATCGCCATTTGGAGCGGACATCCATTGAGCATTTACAGTATCTGTGAAAAAACCTTTGTGGATGGAAAGAAATATTTTGACCGCGAAGAAGATGCCGACGATATGCGGCTTGAAGTTAATCCCGAAGAGAATTTTGAAGAGACGTACACTCGATGGTATGAATCCGGTAAGGATGCAGACTCCTGTCTGCGAGGCGCCGAGATTTTATTCGACTCAAACGGAATGAGTTTAAACGGGGGCACTGAATAA
- a CDS encoding acyl-CoA carboxylase subunit beta — translation MNSQGNGNFEVTPLKEIIKEINETEAEIKKGGGEKRIEKHHKKGKLTARERIDKLIDEESRFYELGLWAGYEMYEEEGGCPSGGVVIGIGKVTGRSCVIVANDATVKAGAWFPITAKKNLRAQEIAIENHLPILYLVDSAGVYLPMQDEIFPDKEHFGRIFRNNAVISAKGIPQIAAIMGSCVAGGAYLPIMSDEALIVDGTGSVFLAGSYLVKAAIGEDVDNETLGGATTHTEISGVTDYKMEDDETCLETIRDLVGKLGPFDTAGFNRIEAKDPGRDPVELLDILPDDRTKAYDMHDILECIIDEDSFTEFKDGYGQTLITGYARIDGWSVGIVANQRKITKTKKGEMQIGGVIYSDSADKAARFVMNCNQKKIPIIFFQDVTGFMIGKRSEHGGIIKDGAKMVNAVANSTVPKITIVVGNSYGAGNYAMCGRAYDPRFMYAWPSAQIAVMGGTQAAKVLTQIRVSSLEKKGKEITEEEKQEILKEIRDRYDHQTDVRYAAARMWVDAIINPIETRERISLAIENADHNPDIEEFKTGVIQV, via the coding sequence ATGAACTCCCAAGGCAATGGAAATTTTGAAGTCACTCCTCTAAAAGAAATCATAAAAGAAATAAATGAAACAGAAGCTGAAATAAAAAAGGGCGGAGGAGAGAAGAGAATTGAGAAGCATCATAAAAAGGGGAAGTTGACGGCACGTGAGCGAATAGATAAGCTGATAGATGAAGAGAGCCGTTTTTATGAGCTCGGACTCTGGGCCGGCTATGAGATGTATGAAGAAGAGGGTGGGTGCCCATCAGGCGGCGTGGTAATAGGAATAGGTAAGGTTACGGGAAGAAGCTGTGTGATTGTAGCAAACGATGCAACCGTGAAAGCCGGAGCCTGGTTTCCCATTACGGCAAAAAAGAATTTGAGAGCGCAGGAGATTGCCATTGAGAATCACCTCCCTATTTTATACTTGGTTGATTCCGCAGGTGTTTATCTACCAATGCAGGATGAGATTTTTCCTGATAAAGAACACTTCGGACGTATCTTTCGGAATAACGCCGTCATCAGTGCTAAGGGCATACCACAGATTGCTGCGATTATGGGTAGTTGCGTAGCTGGTGGAGCCTATCTCCCGATAATGAGTGATGAAGCTTTGATTGTGGATGGAACAGGCAGCGTATTCCTCGCAGGAAGTTATCTTGTTAAAGCAGCCATTGGTGAGGATGTGGACAACGAGACCTTGGGAGGAGCCACTACCCATACCGAAATCAGTGGTGTTACGGATTATAAAATGGAAGATGACGAAACCTGCCTGGAAACTATTCGCGATTTGGTAGGAAAACTCGGACCCTTTGATACAGCGGGTTTCAACCGCATTGAAGCCAAAGACCCTGGTAGGGATCCGGTAGAATTACTCGATATTCTCCCGGACGATCGTACCAAAGCCTATGACATGCATGATATTCTGGAGTGTATCATTGATGAAGACAGTTTTACCGAGTTCAAGGATGGCTATGGTCAGACACTCATTACCGGTTATGCACGTATCGACGGTTGGAGTGTAGGTATCGTTGCCAACCAGCGAAAGATTACGAAGACCAAAAAAGGGGAGATGCAGATTGGTGGTGTGATCTATTCCGACAGCGCCGATAAAGCAGCCCGTTTTGTAATGAATTGCAATCAGAAAAAAATACCCATCATCTTTTTCCAGGATGTAACCGGATTTATGATTGGTAAACGAAGTGAACACGGTGGCATTATTAAGGATGGTGCCAAGATGGTAAATGCAGTGGCTAACAGTACGGTGCCCAAAATAACCATCGTGGTCGGTAACAGTTATGGAGCTGGTAACTATGCTATGTGTGGCAGAGCCTATGATCCCCGTTTTATGTATGCCTGGCCTTCTGCTCAAATTGCCGTTATGGGTGGAACCCAGGCTGCAAAAGTGCTTACACAGATCAGGGTTTCATCGCTGGAAAAGAAAGGCAAGGAAATTACGGAAGAAGAAAAACAGGAAATACTGAAAGAGATCAGGGATCGGTATGATCACCAGACGGATGTTCGTTATGCCGCAGCTCGCATGTGGGTGGATGCTATCATCAATCCGATTGAAACAAGAGAGCGAATATCACTTGCCATCGAAAATGCCGATCATAATCCCGACATTGAAGAGTTCAAAACCGGGGTTATCCAGGTTTAA